A stretch of the Streptomyces sp. NBC_00654 genome encodes the following:
- a CDS encoding DUF6233 domain-containing protein, whose translation MRSWHAMWVARTDEAVAAAEQREWERRQGERVRLPAPDWVMEHGIGVGAPAMEIHVGGRSAAGKRLKVISREEARGALADGVRACTRCRPDTELGML comes from the coding sequence ATGCGGTCCTGGCATGCCATGTGGGTTGCCCGGACCGATGAGGCCGTCGCGGCCGCTGAGCAGCGCGAGTGGGAGCGGCGGCAGGGTGAGCGAGTGCGCCTGCCTGCGCCGGACTGGGTGATGGAGCACGGGATCGGTGTCGGTGCTCCGGCGATGGAGATCCATGTCGGTGGGCGTTCTGCGGCGGGGAAGCGGCTGAAGGTGATCAGCCGGGAGGAGGCGCGGGGTGCGCTCGCGGACGGGGTCCGGGCGTGTACGCGCTGCCGGCCGGACACGGAGCTCGGGATGCTGTGA